In the genome of Cryptomeria japonica chromosome 8, Sugi_1.0, whole genome shotgun sequence, one region contains:
- the LOC131038793 gene encoding patatin-like protein 2: MRNFSQADGDTITILSIDGGGVRGIIPATLLQCLEEKLQKLDGPDVRIADYFDVIAGTSTGGLVTAMLTAPNEENRPLFAAKDITQFYLNESEKIFPAANRGKVHSAITLFRGPAYDGSYLHDLVKRKVGDVRLDELVTNVVIPTYDTQLLQPTIFSTFEAKRDTSRNAKLSDVCTGTTAAPTFLPPHYFETEYPSGNTRKFNLIDGGVAANNPSLIAVNEVSKEIKSKSSQPVEKINIVVLSLGTGYQMSSYKATDIAKWGKWEWVDHKDAVPLVDTFMQSSLDMVDIYASLIFQSFKTGKNFEPGRNYIRIQDDNLEGDATSTDNSSEKNLKELEKRANYLLKKDVGRVNLETGTFEPAPGKANVSNREDLESFAKRLSDERK, translated from the exons ATGAGAAACTTCTCACAGGCTGATGGAGATACGATCACCATTCTCAGCATTGACGGAGGAGGTGTCCGGGGGATTATCCCTGcaactctccttcaatgtcttgaGGAAAAGCTTCAG AAACTGGATGGTCCAGACGTTAGAATAGCAGATTATTTCGATGTCATTGCTGGGACAAGCACTGGAGGGCTAGTTACCGCAATGTTAACTGCTCCAAATGAGGAAAACAGACCATTGTTTGCGGCAAAGGACATTACGCAGTTCTATTTGAATGAAAGTGAGAAAATTTTCCCAGCCGCAAA CCGTGGAAAGGTGCATTCAGCAATAACTCTTTTCAGAGGCCCTGCATATGATGGCAGTTATCTGCATGATCTTGTGAAAAGAAAAGTAGGTGATGTTCGACTGGACGAACTAGTAACTAATGTGGTGATCCCAACCTACGATACTCAATTACTACAGCCCACAATTTTCTCTACTTTTGAG GCCAAGCGAGACACATCAAGAAATGCAAAGTTATCAGATGTATGCACTGGTACGACGGCTGCCCCAACATTTCTTCCTCCTCATTATTTTGAAACAGAATACCCCTCCGGCAA CACCAGAAAGTTCaacctgatagatggaggagtggcTGCTAACAATCCA TCACTAATTGCTGTCAACGAAGTGAGTAAAGAAATAAAGAGTAAATCCAGCCAACCAGTT GAGAAGATAAATATTGTGGTGTTGTCCCTTGGAACTGGATACCAAATGTCATCGTACAAAGCCACCGATATTGCAAAATGGGGAAAGTGGGAATGGGTCGATCACAAAGATGCTGTGCCACTGGTCGACACTTTCATGCAATCAAGTTTAGATATGGTGGACATTTACGCCTCCTTAATCTTCCAATCCTTTAAGACTGGAAAGAACTTTGAGCCTGGAAGGAACTATATCAGAATTCAG GATGACAACTTGGAGGGAGATGCAACCTCTACTGATAACTCTTCTGAGAAAAATCTTAAGGAACTTGAAAAGAGAGCCAATTATCTCCTGAAAAAGGATGTTGGCAGAGTCAATTTAGAGACGGGAACGTTTGAGCCAGCTCCTGGTAAGGCTAATGTTAGCAACAGAGAAGACTTGGAGAG CTTTGCTAAGAGACTCTCGGACGAAAGAAAGTGA